The proteins below are encoded in one region of Pseudomonas entomophila L48:
- a CDS encoding TonB-dependent receptor, translating into MRHVPTAVSSPRLLVSAIGMAITATSAYAADPAASNAVTLDATSINGKAEQASTDYKVEKASSQKYTAPLVDTPRSVTVIPQQVIKDTNALNLQDALRTVPGITFGAGEGGNPQGDRPFIRGFDAQGDTYLDGVRDTGAQSREIFAIESVEVAKGPNSAIGGRGAAGGTINLVSKRAHLGNSLDGAWTWGSDQTQRYTFDGNYQFSDSVAGRLNLMTHESNVAGRDKVNYDRWGIAPSLAFGLGTPTRVNLDYYHLESDDLPDSGIPYSVPRAGSTARTSAHPDKPVDGGDSDNFYGLTGRDFRKTRVDIATFAIEHDLSDTLTLKNTLRHGNSMQDYVLTQPDDSAGNVNNNGVWRRANTRVGNTATTTNQTDLFGEFYLGGLKNSFSTGVEFTKEESDRQSYTVTPNSKLTCTGPGSGGSCTSLDNPNPDDNWVGTVARNYAGTKTSSKTRALYVFDTLELTPQWLLNMGLRYDHFDTDFRGYNADGSTTVSSKGVPAKGQDTSEFITGQLGLVWKPADNGSIYVSYATSATPPGAMLGEGTEGNPLGNTTDRSGNLLGSDMEPEETTNYEIGTKWDLLDQRLSLAAALFRTEKENARVQVDTTTYENVGETRVQGIELSASGKLTDKWQVFAGYTYMQARQIDGGPLGKANDGNQLPNTPNNSASLWTTYQLTPKLTIGGGAFYVDDVYGSVANTTMVDSYVRYDAMAAYKLTKNIDLQLNVQNLTNEVYYDKAYSTHFANQAAGRTALLTTSVHF; encoded by the coding sequence ATGCGTCACGTGCCAACCGCTGTGAGTTCACCACGTCTGCTCGTCTCCGCCATCGGCATGGCGATCACCGCCACTTCCGCCTATGCCGCCGATCCCGCCGCCAGCAATGCCGTCACCCTCGATGCCACCAGCATCAACGGCAAGGCTGAGCAGGCGAGCACCGACTACAAGGTCGAGAAAGCCTCCTCGCAGAAGTACACCGCACCACTGGTGGACACCCCACGCTCGGTCACCGTGATCCCGCAGCAGGTGATCAAGGATACCAACGCCCTGAACCTGCAGGACGCCCTGCGCACCGTGCCGGGGATCACCTTCGGTGCCGGCGAAGGCGGCAACCCGCAGGGCGACCGCCCTTTCATCCGCGGCTTCGACGCCCAGGGCGACACCTACCTGGACGGCGTGCGCGACACCGGCGCGCAGAGCCGTGAAATCTTCGCCATCGAATCGGTGGAAGTGGCCAAGGGCCCGAATTCGGCCATCGGCGGCCGCGGCGCCGCTGGCGGCACCATCAACCTGGTGAGCAAGCGCGCGCACCTGGGCAATTCGCTCGATGGTGCCTGGACCTGGGGCAGCGACCAGACCCAGCGCTACACCTTCGACGGCAACTACCAGTTCAGCGACAGCGTGGCCGGGCGCCTCAACCTGATGACCCACGAGAGCAACGTGGCCGGCCGCGACAAGGTCAACTACGACCGCTGGGGCATCGCCCCGTCCCTGGCCTTCGGCCTGGGCACGCCGACCCGCGTCAACCTCGACTACTACCACCTGGAAAGCGACGACCTGCCGGACTCGGGCATCCCGTACAGCGTGCCTAGGGCAGGCAGCACCGCACGGACTTCGGCGCATCCGGACAAACCGGTAGACGGTGGCGACAGTGACAACTTCTACGGCCTGACCGGACGCGATTTCCGCAAGACCCGTGTCGATATCGCGACCTTCGCCATCGAGCACGACCTGTCCGACACGCTGACCCTCAAGAACACCCTGCGCCACGGCAACAGCATGCAGGACTACGTGCTGACCCAGCCCGACGACAGCGCCGGCAACGTCAACAACAACGGCGTCTGGCGTCGTGCCAACACCCGTGTGGGCAACACCGCCACCACCACCAACCAGACCGACCTGTTCGGCGAGTTCTACCTGGGCGGCCTGAAGAACAGCTTCTCCACCGGCGTCGAGTTCACCAAGGAAGAGTCCGACCGCCAGAGCTACACCGTCACCCCCAACAGCAAGCTCACCTGTACCGGCCCAGGCAGCGGCGGCAGCTGCACCTCGCTGGACAACCCGAACCCGGACGACAACTGGGTCGGCACCGTCGCGCGCAACTACGCCGGTACCAAGACCAGCAGCAAGACCCGTGCGCTCTATGTGTTCGACACCCTGGAGCTGACCCCGCAATGGCTGCTGAACATGGGCCTGCGCTACGACCACTTCGACACCGATTTCCGTGGCTACAACGCCGACGGCAGCACCACCGTGAGCAGCAAAGGCGTCCCTGCCAAGGGCCAGGACACCAGCGAGTTCATCACCGGCCAGCTGGGCCTGGTGTGGAAACCGGCGGACAACGGCAGCATCTATGTGTCCTACGCCACCTCCGCCACGCCGCCAGGGGCGATGCTCGGCGAGGGTACCGAGGGCAACCCGCTGGGCAACACCACCGACCGTTCCGGCAACCTGCTGGGCAGTGACATGGAGCCGGAGGAAACCACCAACTACGAGATCGGCACCAAGTGGGACCTGCTCGACCAGCGCCTGTCCCTGGCTGCGGCGCTGTTCCGCACCGAGAAGGAAAACGCCCGGGTCCAGGTCGACACCACCACCTACGAGAACGTCGGTGAAACCCGCGTGCAGGGCATCGAGCTGTCGGCCAGCGGCAAGCTGACCGACAAGTGGCAGGTGTTCGCTGGATACACTTACATGCAGGCCCGCCAGATCGACGGTGGCCCGCTGGGCAAGGCCAATGACGGCAACCAGTTGCCCAACACGCCGAACAACAGCGCCAGCCTGTGGACTACCTACCAGCTGACGCCGAAGCTGACGATCGGTGGCGGTGCGTTCTATGTCGATGACGTCTATGGCAGCGTGGCCAACACCACGATGGTCGACAGCTATGTACGCTACGACGCCATGGCCGCCTACAAGCTGACCAAGAACATCGACCTGCAGCTGAACGTGCAGAACCTCACCAACGAGGTCTATTACGACAAGGCATACTCCACCCACTTCGCCAACCAGGCGGCGGGCCGGACTGCATTGCTGACCACCAGCGTGCACTTCTAA
- a CDS encoding Fe2+-dependent dioxygenase: protein MLLHIPGLFDADEISRIREALEQADWADGKVTAGYQSAKAKHNLQLPEGHALAKEIGSALIDRLWCNPQFMSAALPHKVFPPLINCYREGGNFGFHIDNALRQPKGSPERIRTDLSSTLFLNDPDSYDGGELVIQDTFGVQQVKLAAGDMVLYPGTSLHKVNPVTRGARYAAFFWTQSLVREDSQRTLLFEMDNAIRQLTADVPEHPSLLQLTGTYHNLLRRWAEV, encoded by the coding sequence ATGCTGCTTCACATTCCCGGGCTGTTCGATGCCGACGAAATCTCGCGAATCCGCGAGGCCCTGGAGCAGGCCGACTGGGCCGATGGCAAGGTCACGGCCGGCTACCAGTCGGCCAAGGCCAAGCACAACCTGCAGTTGCCCGAGGGGCATGCCCTGGCCAAGGAAATCGGCAGCGCGCTGATCGATCGGCTGTGGTGCAACCCGCAGTTCATGTCGGCGGCACTGCCGCACAAGGTGTTCCCGCCGTTGATCAATTGCTACCGCGAGGGTGGCAACTTCGGCTTCCACATCGACAATGCCCTGCGCCAGCCCAAAGGCAGCCCGGAGCGCATCCGCACCGACCTGTCGTCGACCTTGTTCCTCAACGACCCGGACAGCTACGACGGTGGTGAGCTGGTGATCCAGGACACCTTTGGTGTGCAGCAGGTCAAGCTGGCGGCCGGCGACATGGTGCTGTACCCAGGCACCAGCCTTCATAAGGTCAACCCGGTTACCCGTGGCGCGCGTTACGCGGCGTTCTTCTGGACCCAGAGCCTGGTGCGCGAGGATAGCCAGCGCACCCTGTTGTTCGAGATGGACAACGCCATCCGCCAACTCACCGCCGATGTGCCGGAGCACCCGTCTCTGCTGCAGTTGACTGGCACTTACCATAACTTGCTGCGCCGCTGGGCCGAGGTCTGA
- a CDS encoding tetratricopeptide repeat protein, giving the protein MSYQLRREEVVDVAGLQAMLKHSPGQAAQAILAAAGQGVVEAQLLLGQILLDGRGIEQDAVVARRWFGIAAEGGSAMAHNMLGRCLEHGWGGEVSLTQAAIHYARAADAGLDWGMYNLGNLLATGRGVPANQAQALACYEKAAQMGHAKSMNLYGRYLEQGIAIAASPARAVRWYRRAAEAGDFRGMFSLAMVLVERGELADACLWLDRARVQGNLTFLRSSVATLLATGPLLSDQAARFMAEISSRGEAVPA; this is encoded by the coding sequence GTGTCCTATCAGTTGCGTCGTGAAGAGGTGGTGGATGTTGCTGGGTTGCAGGCGATGCTCAAGCACAGCCCTGGCCAAGCCGCTCAGGCGATCCTGGCGGCGGCGGGGCAGGGCGTGGTCGAGGCACAGTTGTTGCTGGGGCAGATCCTGCTGGATGGGCGGGGGATCGAGCAGGATGCGGTGGTCGCCCGGCGCTGGTTCGGTATTGCCGCCGAAGGTGGCAGTGCGATGGCGCACAATATGCTCGGGCGTTGCCTCGAGCATGGCTGGGGGGGCGAGGTGAGCCTGACGCAGGCGGCCATTCACTACGCGCGTGCGGCGGATGCCGGCCTGGACTGGGGCATGTACAACCTGGGCAACCTGCTGGCCACCGGGCGCGGAGTACCGGCCAATCAGGCCCAGGCGTTGGCGTGCTACGAGAAAGCCGCGCAGATGGGGCACGCGAAATCGATGAACCTGTATGGGCGCTATCTGGAGCAGGGTATTGCTATCGCGGCCAGTCCGGCCCGTGCGGTACGTTGGTATCGACGTGCTGCCGAGGCCGGGGATTTCCGGGGAATGTTCAGCCTGGCGATGGTGCTTGTCGAGCGTGGCGAACTGGCGGATGCGTGCCTTTGGTTGGACCGCGCCAGGGTTCAGGGCAATCTGACCTTTTTGCGCAGTAGCGTCGCTACGTTGCTGGCCACGGGCCCCCTGCTGTCAGACCAGGCTGCCAGATTCATGGCTGAGATTAGCAGCCGAGGGGAAGCAGTACCCGCTTAA
- a CDS encoding type III PLP-dependent enzyme — MSIQVEDYFARDTFQKMKAFADKQETPFVLIDTQMISQAYDDLRAGFEFAKVYYAVKANPAVEIIDLLKEKGSSFDIASIYELDKVMGRGVSADRISYGNTIKKSKDIRYFYEKGVRLYATDSEADLRNIAKAAPGSKVYVRILTEGSTTADWPLSRKFGCQTDMAMDLLILARDLGLVPYGISFHVGSQQRDISVWDAAIAKVKVIFERLKEEDGIELKLINMGGGFPANYITRTNSLETYAEEIIRFLKEDFGDDLPEIILEPGRSLIANAGILVSEVVLVARKSRTAVERWIYTDVGKFSGLIETMDEAIKFPIWTEKNGEAEEVVIAGPTCDSADIMYENYKYGLPLNLAIGDRLYWLSTGAYTTSYSAVEFNGFPPLKAYYL, encoded by the coding sequence ATGTCGATTCAGGTCGAAGACTATTTCGCACGCGACACCTTCCAGAAGATGAAGGCGTTCGCCGACAAGCAGGAAACCCCGTTCGTACTCATCGACACCCAAATGATCAGCCAGGCCTATGACGACCTGCGCGCCGGTTTCGAGTTCGCCAAGGTGTACTACGCGGTCAAGGCCAACCCGGCGGTCGAGATCATCGACCTGCTGAAGGAGAAAGGCTCGAGCTTCGACATCGCCTCGATCTACGAGCTGGACAAGGTGATGGGCCGCGGCGTCAGCGCCGACCGCATCAGCTACGGCAACACCATCAAGAAGTCCAAGGACATCCGCTACTTCTACGAGAAAGGCGTGCGCCTGTACGCCACCGACTCCGAGGCCGACCTGCGCAACATCGCCAAGGCCGCGCCGGGCTCGAAAGTGTATGTGCGCATTCTCACCGAAGGCTCCACCACCGCCGACTGGCCGCTGTCCCGTAAATTCGGCTGCCAGACCGACATGGCCATGGACCTGCTGATCCTCGCCCGCGACCTGGGCCTGGTGCCGTACGGCATTTCCTTCCACGTAGGTTCGCAACAGCGCGACATCAGCGTGTGGGACGCGGCTATCGCCAAGGTCAAGGTGATCTTCGAACGCCTGAAGGAGGAAGACGGCATCGAGCTGAAGTTGATCAACATGGGCGGCGGCTTCCCGGCCAACTACATCACCCGCACCAACAGCCTCGAGACCTACGCCGAAGAGATCATCCGCTTCCTCAAGGAAGACTTCGGCGACGATCTGCCGGAAATCATCCTCGAGCCTGGCCGCTCGCTGATCGCCAACGCTGGCATTCTGGTCAGTGAAGTAGTGCTGGTGGCCCGCAAGTCGCGCACTGCGGTCGAGCGCTGGATCTACACCGACGTGGGCAAGTTCTCCGGCCTGATCGAAACCATGGATGAAGCCATCAAGTTCCCGATCTGGACCGAAAAGAACGGTGAAGCGGAAGAAGTGGTGATTGCCGGCCCGACCTGCGACAGCGCCGACATCATGTACGAGAATTACAAATACGGCCTGCCGCTGAACCTGGCGATCGGTGACCGCCTGTACTGGCTGTCGACCGGTGCGTATACCACCAGCTACAGTGCTGTGGAGTTCAATGGCTTTCCACCGCTGAAGGCGTATTACCTGTAA
- a CDS encoding sigma-70 family RNA polymerase sigma factor produces MNTPVSGHKGFLDHYQELIGTWTRKLRSRQQAEDLTHDAFVRVLENPNEQVEQPRAYLHQTARNIAVDGFRREDRRQALELEAFDEGAAGHDDPEAYVHALELADSVERALAELPLNCRRVFVWQKLEGLTQAEIAERMGLSKNMVEKYMIRTLRHLREHLDVSAR; encoded by the coding sequence ATGAACACACCCGTGTCCGGACACAAAGGCTTCCTCGACCACTACCAAGAGCTGATCGGCACCTGGACGCGCAAGTTGCGCAGTCGCCAGCAGGCCGAGGACCTCACCCATGACGCTTTCGTGCGGGTTCTGGAGAACCCGAACGAGCAGGTCGAGCAGCCGCGTGCTTATCTGCACCAGACCGCCCGCAACATCGCCGTCGATGGTTTCCGCCGCGAGGACCGACGCCAGGCCCTTGAGCTGGAGGCATTCGACGAAGGGGCGGCGGGCCATGACGACCCGGAGGCCTATGTGCATGCCTTGGAGTTGGCAGACTCTGTGGAGCGGGCCCTTGCAGAGCTGCCGCTCAATTGCCGGCGGGTGTTCGTCTGGCAGAAGCTCGAGGGGCTGACCCAGGCCGAGATCGCCGAGCGCATGGGCTTGAGCAAGAACATGGTCGAAAAGTATATGATCCGCACGCTCCGACATCTGCGTGAGCACCTGGATGTGTCGGCCAGATGA
- a CDS encoding FecR family protein: MKQHVREQAAEWFARLQDAPRDGELQAGFGQWLAQHPQHGEEYERLAQLWCAADFIPRQRLEALCEPEPVHQLPRRRLLRQALAASVAVVALGLGWVGWQYQQLNHQDTLQTALGERRQVELPDGSRLELNSATRLQVDFSPGRRHVRLSQGEAMFIVAHDSDRPFVVSTAQGNVTVTGTRFDVRQDRDSTRVAVEQGSVRVQGAGDSLALLGAGQGSRIDPHGQVAAPYAIDASALTAWRQGKLVFDNAPLSEVVAEVSRYRAQPLRVAPGKVANLRLSSTFSSDDPDALLRALPNILPVAIKQHADGSSEIISK, translated from the coding sequence ATGAAACAGCACGTGCGCGAGCAGGCGGCCGAATGGTTCGCCCGGCTTCAGGACGCGCCGCGCGACGGCGAGTTGCAGGCTGGTTTTGGCCAGTGGCTGGCACAGCATCCGCAGCACGGCGAGGAGTACGAGCGGTTGGCGCAACTGTGGTGCGCCGCCGACTTCATCCCACGCCAGCGCCTCGAGGCACTTTGCGAGCCCGAGCCTGTACATCAATTGCCGCGCCGTCGCCTGCTGCGCCAGGCATTGGCCGCCAGCGTGGCGGTCGTGGCCCTCGGTCTGGGCTGGGTGGGTTGGCAGTACCAGCAACTGAACCATCAGGACACCCTGCAAACCGCCTTGGGCGAGCGCCGCCAGGTCGAGCTGCCCGACGGTTCGCGGCTGGAGCTCAACAGCGCTACCCGGTTACAGGTCGACTTTTCTCCCGGGCGCCGTCACGTGCGGTTAAGCCAGGGTGAGGCGATGTTCATCGTCGCCCATGACAGCGATCGGCCATTCGTGGTGAGCACCGCCCAGGGGAATGTGACCGTGACGGGCACGCGTTTCGATGTGCGTCAGGACCGCGACAGCACGCGTGTCGCGGTCGAGCAGGGTTCGGTGCGGGTCCAGGGAGCGGGGGATTCGCTGGCGCTGCTGGGGGCCGGCCAGGGTTCGCGCATCGATCCGCACGGCCAGGTCGCCGCGCCCTACGCCATCGATGCCAGTGCCCTGACGGCCTGGCGCCAGGGCAAGCTGGTGTTCGACAACGCACCACTGAGCGAAGTGGTCGCCGAAGTCTCGCGTTATCGCGCCCAGCCCTTGCGTGTCGCGCCAGGCAAAGTGGCGAACCTGCGCCTGTCCAGCACCTTCAGCAGCGACGACCCCGATGCGCTGCTGCGCGCCTTGCCGAACATCCTGCCGGTGGCGATCAAGCAGCACGCGGATGGCTCCAGCGAAATTATTTCGAAATAG
- a CDS encoding TonB-dependent siderophore receptor — translation MNNNKPLLQLRRLALALAVSAAAGNSYADTIQIQAQPLATALKQLGQQTSLQLFFSPELVAGKQAPAVSGNLAPEQALEQLLQGSGLTYEQSADTVVVKPAQAAGTLTTGSLELAPTDVKVVGDWLGDAQQSVVQNHPGARTVVRREAMVEKGTMNVRDALRGIPGVQVQDSNGTGGSDLSLNVGVRGLTSRLSPRSTVLIDGIPAAFAPYGQPQLSMAPISSGNLDSIDVVRGAGSVRYGPQNVGGVINFVTRAIPEKASAELSTTLETSQHGGWKHTESAFAGGTADNGMGVALLYTGVNGNGYRESNNGNDIDDVMLKTHWAPTDVDEFWLNFHYYDGRADMPGGLTQAQYDSNPYQSLRDYDYFSGRRKDMSFKWQRQLDDATQFEVLTYYTDSFRGSAIAARDMKTLSSYPRNYHTFAIEPRVSRIFFAGPTTQEVSVGYRYLKEAMREQSTRLALIDNVPTVTPTSDGHVFQDRSGGTEASAYYIDDKIDIGNWTITPGIRFEHINTDWRDRPVLDANNRPVPEKNRSITSNEPLPALSVMYHISDAWKVFANYETSFGSLQYFQLGQGGTGNNTANGLEPEKAKTYEVGTRYDNGGFAGELTAFYIDFDDELQYISNDIGWTNLGATKHQGIEASVRYDLAELDSRLEGLSVNGGYTYTRATYEGEIPGFKGRDLPFYSRTVATAGVRYEVNRWTWNLDAYAQSKQRAPGTGMNADGSFNGNYITEPSADGQYGDIPGYVTWHARGGYAFGPQLSNLKLAAGVKNLFDKQYFTRSSDNNAGLYVGEPRTFYVQASVGF, via the coding sequence GTGAACAACAATAAGCCCCTTCTCCAGCTTCGCCGTCTGGCACTGGCCCTGGCGGTCAGTGCCGCCGCTGGCAACAGCTATGCCGACACTATCCAGATCCAGGCGCAGCCGCTGGCTACCGCCCTGAAACAATTGGGTCAGCAGACCAGCCTGCAACTGTTCTTCAGCCCCGAACTGGTGGCCGGCAAGCAGGCCCCGGCCGTGTCGGGCAACCTGGCGCCGGAGCAGGCGCTGGAGCAGCTGTTGCAGGGCAGTGGGCTGACCTACGAGCAGTCCGCCGACACCGTGGTGGTCAAGCCGGCCCAGGCGGCTGGGACCCTCACCACCGGCAGCCTCGAGCTGGCGCCCACCGACGTCAAGGTGGTCGGCGACTGGCTGGGCGACGCCCAGCAGAGCGTGGTGCAGAACCACCCAGGCGCGCGTACCGTGGTACGCCGCGAGGCCATGGTAGAGAAGGGCACGATGAACGTGCGTGACGCCTTGCGCGGCATCCCCGGCGTGCAGGTGCAGGACTCCAACGGCACCGGTGGCAGCGACCTGTCGCTCAACGTCGGTGTGCGTGGCCTGACCTCGCGCCTGTCGCCGCGCTCTACCGTGCTGATCGATGGCATCCCGGCGGCCTTCGCTCCTTACGGCCAGCCGCAGTTGTCGATGGCGCCGATCTCCTCGGGCAACCTCGACAGCATCGATGTGGTGCGCGGCGCTGGCTCCGTGCGCTACGGCCCGCAGAATGTCGGTGGGGTGATCAACTTCGTGACCCGGGCGATCCCCGAGAAAGCCTCGGCGGAACTGTCCACCACCCTGGAAACCTCCCAACATGGTGGTTGGAAGCACACCGAGTCGGCATTTGCCGGTGGCACCGCCGACAACGGCATGGGCGTGGCCTTGCTGTACACCGGGGTGAATGGCAACGGCTACCGCGAAAGCAACAACGGCAACGACATCGATGACGTCATGCTCAAGACCCACTGGGCGCCCACCGACGTCGACGAGTTCTGGCTCAACTTCCACTACTACGACGGCCGCGCCGACATGCCCGGTGGCCTGACCCAGGCACAGTACGACAGCAACCCGTACCAGTCGCTGCGTGATTACGACTACTTCTCCGGCCGACGCAAGGACATGTCGTTCAAATGGCAGCGCCAGCTCGACGACGCCACCCAGTTCGAAGTGCTGACCTACTACACCGACAGCTTCCGCGGCAGTGCCATCGCCGCGCGCGACATGAAGACCCTGTCGTCGTACCCGCGCAACTACCACACCTTCGCAATCGAGCCACGGGTGTCGCGGATCTTCTTCGCCGGCCCGACCACCCAGGAAGTCAGCGTTGGTTACCGCTACCTGAAGGAAGCGATGCGTGAGCAATCGACGCGCCTGGCGCTGATCGACAACGTGCCGACTGTCACCCCGACCTCCGACGGCCATGTGTTCCAGGACCGCAGCGGCGGCACCGAGGCCAGTGCCTACTACATCGACGACAAGATCGACATCGGCAACTGGACCATCACCCCGGGCATCCGCTTCGAGCACATCAACACCGACTGGCGCGACCGCCCGGTACTGGACGCCAACAACCGGCCGGTGCCGGAGAAGAATCGCAGCATCACCAGCAACGAGCCGCTGCCGGCGCTGAGCGTGATGTACCACATCTCCGATGCCTGGAAAGTGTTCGCCAACTACGAGACGTCGTTCGGCAGCCTGCAGTACTTCCAACTGGGCCAGGGCGGTACCGGCAACAACACGGCCAATGGCCTGGAGCCGGAGAAGGCCAAGACCTACGAAGTGGGCACGCGCTATGACAACGGTGGTTTCGCTGGCGAGCTGACCGCGTTCTACATCGACTTCGACGACGAACTGCAGTACATCAGCAACGACATCGGCTGGACCAACCTGGGGGCCACCAAGCACCAGGGGATCGAGGCCTCGGTACGCTATGACCTGGCGGAGCTCGACTCGCGTCTGGAAGGCTTGTCGGTCAATGGCGGCTACACCTACACCCGCGCCACCTATGAAGGGGAGATTCCTGGATTCAAGGGCCGCGACCTGCCGTTCTACTCGCGCACGGTGGCCACCGCCGGCGTGCGATACGAGGTCAACCGCTGGACCTGGAACCTGGATGCCTACGCCCAATCCAAGCAGCGCGCGCCGGGCACCGGGATGAATGCCGATGGCAGTTTCAACGGTAACTACATCACCGAGCCGAGTGCCGATGGGCAGTATGGCGACATCCCAGGTTACGTGACCTGGCATGCACGCGGTGGCTATGCGTTCGGGCCGCAGCTGTCGAACCTGAAGCTGGCGGCGGGGGTGAAGAACCTCTTCGACAAGCAGTACTTCACCCGCTCCAGCGACAACAATGCCGGGCTCTATGTGGGTGAGCCGCGGACGTTCTACGTGCAGGCCAGTGTAGGGTTCTGA
- a CDS encoding betaine/proline/choline family ABC transporter ATP-binding protein (Members of the family are the ATP-binding subunit of ABC transporters for substrates such as betaine, L-proline or other amino acids, choline, carnitine, etc. The substrate specificity is best determined from the substrate-binding subunit, rather than this subunit, as it interacts with the permease subunit and not with substrate directly.), with amino-acid sequence MIELKNLSKTFNANGKDVKAVDAVSLTVNEGEICVFLGPSGCGKSTTLKMINRLITPTSGQVLINGEDTSALDEVTLRRRIGYVIQQIGLFPNMTIEENITVVPRLLGWDKQKCHDRARELMHMIKLEPKQYLQRYPRELSGGQQQRIGVIRALAAEAPVLLMDEPFGAVDPINRELIQHEFFEMQRALNKTVIMVSHDIDEAIKLGDKIAIFRAGKLLQLDHPDTLLAHPVDDFVSNFVGQDSTLKRLLLVRAEDAADNAPSVSPETSVSDALELLDEHDRRYVVVTDGQNKALGYVRRRDMHRQQGSCADFLRAFNATAAHDEHLRILLSRMYEFNRAWLPVLDSEGVFLGEVTQESIAAYLSSGRSRGAKTSIVSPAEAVVS; translated from the coding sequence ATGATCGAACTGAAGAACCTCAGCAAGACCTTCAACGCCAACGGCAAGGATGTCAAAGCCGTCGACGCGGTAAGCCTCACCGTCAACGAAGGTGAGATCTGCGTATTCCTCGGCCCGTCGGGCTGCGGCAAGAGCACCACGTTGAAGATGATCAACCGCCTGATCACCCCGACCTCCGGCCAAGTGCTGATCAATGGCGAGGACACCAGTGCACTGGACGAAGTCACGTTGCGCCGCCGTATCGGCTACGTGATCCAGCAGATCGGCCTGTTCCCCAACATGACCATCGAGGAAAACATCACCGTGGTCCCACGCCTGCTCGGCTGGGACAAGCAGAAGTGCCACGACCGCGCCCGCGAGCTGATGCACATGATCAAGCTCGAGCCCAAGCAATACCTGCAGCGCTATCCGCGTGAGCTGTCCGGTGGTCAGCAGCAACGCATCGGCGTGATCCGCGCCCTCGCCGCCGAAGCGCCGGTGTTGCTGATGGACGAGCCGTTCGGTGCGGTCGACCCGATCAACCGCGAGCTGATCCAGCACGAGTTCTTCGAGATGCAGCGGGCGCTGAACAAGACCGTGATCATGGTCAGCCATGACATCGACGAAGCCATCAAGCTGGGCGACAAGATCGCCATCTTCCGAGCCGGCAAGCTGTTGCAGCTGGACCATCCGGACACGCTGCTGGCCCACCCGGTGGATGATTTCGTCAGCAACTTCGTCGGCCAGGACAGCACGTTGAAACGTCTGTTGCTGGTGCGAGCGGAAGATGCCGCGGACAACGCGCCATCGGTGAGCCCGGAAACATCGGTGAGCGATGCGCTGGAGCTGCTGGATGAACATGACCGGCGTTATGTGGTGGTCACCGACGGGCAGAACAAGGCCCTGGGGTATGTGCGCAGGCGCGACATGCATCGCCAGCAGGGGAGCTGCGCAGATTTCCTGAGGGCGTTCAACGCCACGGCGGCCCATGACGAGCACCTGCGCATCCTGCTGTCGCGGATGTACGAGTTCAACCGGGCGTGGTTGCCGGTGCTCGATAGCGAAGGCGTGTTTCTGGGGGAGGTGACACAGGAGTCGATTGCGGCGTACTTGAGTTCAGGGCGCTCGCGGGGGGCGAAGACCTCGATCGTGTCGCCGGCCGAGGCAGTGGTTTCCTGA
- a CDS encoding ABC transporter permease codes for MNLLDTFAHLDWAQVLQLTGQHITLVGIAVGLAIVVGVPLGILMTRFPVFAGPLQASATVLLTIPSIALFGLLLPFYSKFGQGLGPLPAITAVFLYSLLPILRNTYLALTNVEPGIREAARGIGMTFGQRLRMVELPIAVPVILAGVRTAVVMNIGVMTIAATIGAGGLGVLILTAISRSDMSMLLVGAVLVSLLAIIADLLLQTLQRALTPEGLRP; via the coding sequence ATGAACCTGCTCGATACCTTTGCCCACCTCGACTGGGCCCAGGTCCTGCAACTGACCGGGCAGCACATCACCCTGGTCGGCATCGCCGTGGGGCTGGCCATCGTCGTCGGCGTGCCGCTGGGCATCCTGATGACCCGCTTCCCGGTGTTCGCCGGCCCCCTGCAAGCCAGCGCCACGGTGCTGCTGACCATCCCCTCGATCGCGCTGTTCGGCCTGCTGCTGCCGTTCTACTCGAAGTTCGGCCAGGGCCTCGGCCCGCTGCCGGCGATCACTGCGGTGTTCCTCTATTCACTGCTGCCGATACTGCGCAACACCTACCTGGCCCTGACCAACGTCGAACCCGGCATCCGTGAAGCCGCCCGCGGTATCGGCATGACCTTCGGCCAGCGCTTGCGCATGGTCGAGCTGCCCATCGCCGTACCGGTGATCCTCGCTGGCGTGCGCACCGCCGTGGTGATGAACATCGGCGTGATGACCATCGCCGCCACCATCGGCGCCGGTGGTTTGGGGGTGCTCATCCTCACCGCCATCAGCCGCAGCGACATGTCGATGCTGCTGGTCGGTGCCGTGCTCGTCAGCCTGCTGGCGATCATCGCCGACCTGCTCCTGCAAACCCTGCAACGTGCCCTGACTCCGGAAGGACTGCGCCCATGA